The Podarcis raffonei isolate rPodRaf1 chromosome Z, rPodRaf1.pri, whole genome shotgun sequence genome segment GGGGGCGGGAGCTCGGAGGGCTCTCCTCCGGCCGGCCGCCGCCACCCCTCTCTTTCCTCAGAGGCCATGGCAGCGCCGGGGGCCGGGCAGATGCTCGAAGCCGCCGGTGCTGGGGCAGGATCGGAGCCGGCGGTGGCTGCTGAGGAGATAGATCTGTCTCTGGGTAGGTGCTGCTCGCCACACTCGTCGGGTGTTGGTTGGGTGTGTCCTAGCGTCTCGGGGACCCACCGgggacccaccccaccccatggacTTGCTCTGGAGCCGCATAGGCTTTATCCTCGCGGAACCAGATCCACTCTGGGTGCCCTTCTCAAAGCTGGGGTGGAGGGGGCTGGTTCCAGGTGAGAACCGCCCCTCCTCCCAAAAAATATGCACTATATACCTTCTGTATATGGGGCGGGGGAGGCTGCCTATGAACCTCTCTGAGGCGCAGAAAATGTCCGGCCAGGGAAGGTTTGGCAAAGTTTGCAAATTCCTTGCAGCCTTCTTAGGTGCCCAAAGTTGGATCCCCACGGGGTCTATACCTATGCCATTCCTGATTCCACAGGCCAATTGGCTTAGTTGAACCCAAGAGGGGTCTTCTCCCCCATCTTCTGCTTGACACCCCCCCACCTGCAACTTCCTCTCCTTTTTCCGTTTCTCAGTAAATCCCTCTCCTTTCACCATGGACAGCCTATTTTCAACCCAAAcacttctccctcctccatccaGAGAGAAGGGAACCATCAGGGAAAAGCAGATGGCTCAGTGTGGACTGGTTGTCTGTAgctaagtcttactcagagtagaccaattgaaattaatggcccttaCTTAGCCGTtctaattaatttcagtgtgtttaCTCTGGGTATATCTAGATGCAGCCTGTTAGGTTCAAATCACAGCTACATTTTGGCTCACCTCACCATACCCCACAGCAGTTTTTCCAAGCTCAAAACCCCACAGTCCAGCACGGACATGATAAACTGGCCCTCTCCAAAAATAGAAGCTTGATGTGATGCCTGGTCTATTTATGGCATTGACGGGCAATGCAAATCATCATTTCCTTGGCACAAGATCTGTTTGTGCACACAAACATCACACTCATTTTTTCAGTCAGTGATCTGGAAATATGCCCCTGCCCCGTCCAACAGAATTAcaatgaaagaaagaggaaaatctCTCCACTCTCTATTGGCTTGCCTGGCTAATTTGCCTCCCTAAAGCCCCCTCTGAAAATAGGAATGCTGGAAATGTGCTCTCTGTTATTCAGGATTGGCATTTGGGCATCCACTGTTATTTGATCAGACTTAACTTAATAACCAGCACCCAGTATTTAATGATTCCCTCTCTGACGTTGAGTATTGGGAGTTTATGTTTGATACTATTACTGAAAACCTGGCTTCCTCTCATCCCCACACCCCAAGCTGAAGGATATACAGCCtccttcatttttttccccttgaaggacttgcttttggggggggggtctcttctGAATACTTTCAAACTTTCTTGAATGGTGGTAATTATTCACTTCAAGGATCATGCTTGGCTCAATGGCAGagtagctgctttgcatgcagaagatcccaggtatCAATCTctgatggcatctccaggtagggctaggaaattTTGCCTTTACCCTGGAGTGAGAGTTCccgtcagtgttgacaatactaagctaatggtctggctcagtacaaggcagcttcttcctATGCTTCTATGATTACGCAAATCAACTCAGTTCTCCAGGTAAGGAGACCTTGCGTTCAGAGTAAAGCCATACTGATCGCTTCTATATTGGTTAGACGGTGCTATTAATACGGCTCAGAAATTGCCGCGCCTGTTCAGTTTGTTGCTCACTCTGCTATCCTTGCCTCATTTAATGCAATACATTTTCCCTATTTGAATTAAAAGAAAATCAACCCTAAGATAaatccagattaaaacacatgccaaCACTTTACATATTTGGATTAGGTTgtctaaataaaaatatttttagcaggtgctgaagagTATCGTGAAGACGCCTGCTTGATATgagcaggcagggagttccaaactgTAGAGGCTGAGAcacaaaaatatgcatttcttacaaatgcagaattggtattatgtggcacctgtaatggtgccagttctgcaggtCAAAGGGGTCAACTGGGCACATATTGCagataaactggtcccaagttattAAGGGCAACTGGAAACTACCCTCTGTTTTGGAATTCTGTTTTGGAATACTGGGATTCCTTAGAGCAGTATTCTGTGCCACACTCTCCTTGCCCCACATACTGAGGGTTAGCTTTCCATCCTCTTGTCTTAAAATGCTGGGAGGCCAACATGAAACAAAAGAGAAGATTTCCTTGACGTATTCTGTGTGTGTTGGTTTCCCTAATTTAGATGACATCATAAAGCGCAACAAGAAAGGGCAGACAAATGCAAAGGAAAACAGATGGAAGCAGCCGCTCAAGAACTGGAATCCAGCCTATAGCAACAGAAGACGTCGATTCTGGGGCTGGGTACCAAGGAACCTGCAAGGTATGTGTGAGAAGCAATAGCAGGAAGAGAAGGTTTGGGAGTTGGCAAAATTCAGGAAATAAGTTGGTAGGGCTTTTTGTAACGGTTGGCATCCTGAGATATCAACCCCTCCTTCAGCTTCATGCAAGTACCTTTAGCTAGGGGTGACCAGAGGAGGGTACATAATGTAATTGAACACTAAAATGAATattaaataatgaatgaatgaatattaaaatgaaaataatgaacacaAAAAGAGACAAAACGTTTAAGTGATTTATAGCAtgaactggctcccagtatgacTTGAGCACAGCTCTTTCAAACTGTAGCACAGAACTAGGAATACAGCACAACAAAGAATCTCCTCCTTTCATGGTTAATGGGCCTTTGATGAAGTGGGAAAATAATCTATCAAGGTAGGGATCAGTAGTGTTGTGGGAGAACAAGGATCTGCAGAGGAGGGATGCTCCTGAATTGAGATAGGCTTTTCATGTTGGAGATagacagatggggcttgtcaacctgggacaagccatctaggaaaaggaaaactttgatcctaaacatcatcatcatcattattaaagtTTGTATTTTTATACAAACTCCCCGCAGATCTCGGGGAGGTtcacaaaaacaaagacaacccaataacccccctcccttccataacatattttaaaagggcatcagatgtcaatcagccaaaggcctggttgaagaggaacatttttgtctgGTACCTAAAGGTGCATAATAAAGGTGCCAGCttgacctccctggggagagcattccacaagcggggatCCACTGCAGAAAAAGCTCATTCTcaagttgccaccctccggacctctcatggaggaggcacacaaagaagggtctcagatgatgattgcaaggtctggataggttcatatggagagaggcggtccctgagttattgcagtcctgagctatttaaggctttatagattaAAAACCAGCATTTGAATTGGGATTAGAAACTAggtggtagccagtgcagttggaccaggatccaACTTCAACCAGGCCtctggctgattaatattctacagccttttaaatgtgtttgtggggagaggtgctattgttttgttgtttttattttaactatttatttgtgcttttaccttgtgaacagccctgagatcttttgatgaagggtgatatattattattaataatacaatAGCAAAAGTGCAGGTAATCTCACATACTCATCCCCCTTTGGAAGAAGGGGCAGGGGAGAGTCAGATGTGGCAAATAGCAGAGAAACATTGTTTTTAATGATAAATTGTCGACACCTGAGGATTGAAGAGGAATCACATTCTGCATGGTGTGTCTCTTTAGGACCCAGCAGGTTCAGAGGAGAGTTTCAAAAGCAGCAGAATTACAGTAAGCCTTTCTGGAATGGGGTGACCAGTCCCAGGAGGAGAGCAGCCCTTGGGCCAAAAGGCATGAGCCCCCTAAATCGGCCCAGCTCAGCTCAACAGGTAGGACTATGGCAGTCTTTGCCAACTGATACCCTCCAGGAGTTTTGGACGGCAGCTCCTATAAACCCAGACAGCTCaggatggatgggagttgtagtcgacaACATTTGGCAGACTCCAGGATGAGGAAGGCTGGGCTTCGACAGCTGTTCCCCTGCCCATGATGCTTTATGTTCAAGAAGCCAATCCTGAGGCAAACTGTGCTAATTTGTAGGTGCAGCAGGAAGATGCTACCTTGGTTGGGAGCAGGGATGGCACAACACCCGGTACCCAGCAGAGGGATCCCACAAGGGTCAATCGCTTTCGAAGGGCAGGAGCTGCTCCACCAACCGCCCAAAGGTAAGGAAGCTTGGTTTCGGGAGGAGTAGACTTCTGTGCAGGGGGgcaaacctgaataaaatattggagtggGGAGGTAAGCCCTACTCTGCCCCATTGATCACAAAATGCAGCACATGCACACcagttgaatggcaatgcccatcaacttttggggggagggggcgatcccctcaaatattttattggaggagcCAAAGGGACCTCAagccctaggagctggctcctatgctTCCCTGTTCCCACgaaagtgtgtgtgtgactgcaaGCCACTTTACAGGACACGGTGTCAGTTTTCGCCTCCCAATCCTGGGGAATCTGAACATTTGCAAAATCAAGTAGCAAATGGCTGGACAATTTTTCAACTGAGATTCCAAATTcagcaaatatatttttatatgtttggggagggggtcagGATCCAGATCACCCTGCCACCTACTTGGACACGACGTCATCGCCTTGTAACGTAGAAGAACAGGAGCCAGAGTTTTGTGTGGGAatttggctgatgctggaagctgaaCTGTAAGGCTGTGATTTGCCTGGAACCCCAATGTGGAAGAAAGACCCGGGGTGTGAGTGCTCTGAGCCCCTCTGTCCTATGCTTTGTAAATGTAG includes the following:
- the LOC128406596 gene encoding UAP56-interacting factor-like, encoding MAAPGAGQMLEAAGAGAGSEPAVAAEEIDLSLDDIIKRNKKGQTNAKENRWKQPLKNWNPAYSNRRRRFWGWVPRNLQGPSRFRGEFQKQQNYSKPFWNGVTSPRRRAALGPKGMSPLNRPSSAQQVQQEDATLVGSRDGTTPGTQQRDPTRVNRFRRAGAAPPTAQSNQPFRLNRRPAFFQRQSRFNFNRRQTKSNVEGKPLKRRRWQPEPNPGGVLTVSVSNPQASQASMPGAKHPFPRGRRGPEKMSRSQPKGVPLRFNFRAMANQTSLTLNERFSGLRNTRHFTAKQNTGRMVTLPLHLVKSDWLCKGVCP